GGATCACCGTCTTCATGGCATCATTTTCCATTTGCAGCTTGCCAACCATCTTCAGCAGCTTTTCGTTCTCCTTGAGGCGCTTTTGGTCTGGGGTGGTGCCCGTATATTTTTGCTTCCATCTGTAGAAGGTGGCCTGTCTTGGGCAGAACGGCACCCAGAAGGGGGCCTGCGCGCTGGTGAATGCTGTGCTGGCGGCACAGGTCAGCCACTGAGGTTTCACCCTTCTGGGCTTCTTGCAGGATGTCCAGGATTTGTTGTTCGGTAAAGCGCCCAGCACCGACGGGGCCGTCCCCGAGGTGCGTAGTCAGGGCAAGAAGCGGGACTTTTTCATGTTCTATCCTCCATGGTGAAGGCCGAACACTCGATTTTCTACTGGACCACTTTTCCGGGGGCATACCAAACACGATTGTTCTGGCTCGGTGTGAAGGCTGCAGTGTCTTCATGATGGAGTTTTGCTGATTCTCTGGTACTTTACAATGGATTGGCAAGACACCCCTTGCTGACGCTTTTCCTGAATTTTGCTTTAGTGGAATGATCTCTGAATTCGCCAACAGAGTCCGTCCCATTTCCACCAAAGGTTACCATCCTTACCCCCTGTACTTCAGGACAGGGGCCTACCCTGAAGGCACACGGTGCAGGAAGCCTCCCCTCTGGACTTCCTTCCCATCTCCTGACAGAGGAAAAATTCAAGGAGCCCCATGCCCACCCAACCTCGCGTTTTGATTGTGGAACATGACCCGGCACTGCTGCACCTGTTCAGTCTTGCCATCTAGGAGCTGTACCACACCGACACTGCCCAGGATTTCAAGGCAGCTGAACACCTGATTTCCACCCAGATGTTTGATCTGGTGGTGCTGGATTCAGCATTGCCTGAGGGAAAAGGGGCCCATTTGATGGCCCTGGTGCACCAGCACGCCCCAGAAGCCGCCATCGTGCGGGTGTCTGCCCTGACCGACTTGCAGTTGATCCGCAACCTGCTTTTCAGGGGACCTGCTGAGCACAGCAACCGGCCTTTTGACCTGATGGCGTTCTACAAGCGCATCAACCATCACCTGGCTGCCTGACATGCCCCCAAACCTTTTCTGAAGGGTTCGCACTGGCTGAACCTTTCAGGGCTTCATTTCACCTGCAAGGAGTTCCATCATGCGAAAACCCAAAAATCCACAAACCGAACGGCACCAGCAGGTCAAAAAGAACCTGTCGCTGATTCCCCCATGGATCAGCACCCAGCCCTCTTCCTTGACCAGCCAGGAACCGGGGGTTGGCCTTTATGACCGCCCTCCTTTTGCTCCTCAGGTTCAATGCGAAGCAGGCCAGCTTGCAGGAGAAAACATCCACTTCACGCTGGCCACCCCACCCCCTGAAGGCCCAAAAACCAACTGGATCTCCCGACTGAAGACACAAATGAAGGTGCAACATGAAAAACAACACTGACACCCTGACCCAGATTCCTGAACCCTCCCTCTCCCGTTTTCTCTTCGCCGACACCCGCATGAACATCTTCTGGACCCTGCTGCGTGTCTGGCTTGGCTGGACCTGGCTCACCGCGGGCTGGGGCAAGCTCACCAACCCCGCCGGTGTGTGGGTCGGAGACAAAGCCGGGACCGCCCTCACCGGCTTCCTGCAGGGAGCGCTGACCAAAACCGACGGGGACCACCCAGAGGTTTCCGGCTGGTACGCCTCGTTCATCCAAAATGTTGCCCTGCCCAACGCCACCTTTTTTTCCTTCATGGTGGCTTACGGTGAACTCTTCGTCGGAACTGCATTGATCCTGGGCCTGTTCACCGGAATCGCAGCGTTTTTTGGCGGGGTGATGAATGCCAACTTCCTGTTCGCCGGGACGCTGTCCACCAACCCCCTCTTGCTGATTGCTGCAGTCGGCCTGATGCTGGCCTGGCGGGTGGCTGGACAGTGGGGCCTCGACCGAATCCTGCTGCCCCTGATCGGTGTTCCTGGAGCCCCTGGCAAGCTCTTTGAACCTCCAGCCTCCAAACCCAAAACTCCTGCGGTTTAACCTTTTCAATCCTCCTGACATGCTGGCAGAAGTGGGTCAACGGCTCACCTCTGCTGCAAGGAGCGACATGAAGCACATGCTGGTTTTCAAGCATTTTTCGCTGTGTTCGGAAAAAGCACTGGACGCTGCAGACCGACCGGACCATTTGGTCCGGTCGGTCTCATTGCCCCAGGCCCTCTGGAACTGGACCCTTGAAAACCCGGTGCTGCTGGCATTGACGGGGCTGCTTGCAGGTGCACTTTTGCGCTTTGGGGCTGGTCTGCCTGATTCTGGCGACCTGGTGTGGCTGCTCACCCTTCTGGTGGGTGGCCTGCCTGTGGTGTACCGAACCGTGCGGGGGATGCTGCAGGGCAACTTTGCATCTGATGGGGTGGCCATGCTGGCCATTGTGGTGGCGGTGGGCATGAACCCGTCGTTTGCAGGACTGGTCATTTCCAATTTTCATGGTTCACCCTTTCTGCCGGGGAGAAACCCTGCCCGGTTCACCAGCCCATGGTGTCAGCACAGGGTGACCAAAACATTGCCAGCATTGACCAGAGCAGACGTCTCTGTTTGCCACAGGCCATGGAAAATGTTGCTTTTGCCTTGCCCAACAGCAAAAACAGACAGCAAAAGAAAGCAGGTTGTCAGAGAACCCAGGCACCTCATGTGCAGAACCTGACCTCTTCAACAGTGCACAGAGATGAACGGACCAGAATGCCACCCTCGAACGTACATCTTTGCCTGATTGTCATTTGTCTGCTCAAATGGGTGACCTTGTGAAATTCACTCCAGGACCAAAGAGACAAGGGGTGTTGGTAACTGGGTGGTAACACCTGAGGATGATGCTGTGAGTGATTCACCCTTTGTGGGGTTTGCCCGTCATGGAATCAGAAAGAGGTGGCTGGGATGCCGTTCCAGAACCGCACGGAAGCAGGAGAGCAACTCATCACACGCCTGCAGCGAGACTTTCACCTCGAACATTCAGCCCCTGACAAGGTGGTGGTGGCCATTCCCAGAGGTGGGGTGCTGGTGGCCCGTTCAGTGGCCTGTGCTTTGAGGTTGCCGCTTGATGTGCTGCTGGTGCACAGATTGAACGTGCGGGGCCTCGGGCAACTTGAGTCTGGCAAGGTGTGTTGCAGGTGCTGAACAGGGCATGCTGGGGCCAACCGGGAACACATTCGCACACTGGCGCTGTTCCTTTCCTTTTGCTGACCAAATGGAATGAACCACCTGTGCTGCACAGGGTCAGATGGGCTTTGCTCTTCAAGGAGACACCATGATCCCTTTTCCAGCCCCTTCCCACATCGGGGAGCCATGATGTTCAGCAACCTGAAAAATCCACCTGAGTTCCTGATGGGCCTGCTGTCCAACACCCAGGAGGGTGTGCTTTTTGCGGACGCGCGGGGCAACGTGCTTGTGCTCAACAGGGTGGCCCGCGCACTGCTGGGGTTGTCTTCCCAGCAGGAACA
The genomic region above belongs to Deinococcus roseus and contains:
- a CDS encoding DoxX family protein codes for the protein MKNNTDTLTQIPEPSLSRFLFADTRMNIFWTLLRVWLGWTWLTAGWGKLTNPAGVWVGDKAGTALTGFLQGALTKTDGDHPEVSGWYASFIQNVALPNATFFSFMVAYGELFVGTALILGLFTGIAAFFGGVMNANFLFAGTLSTNPLLLIAAVGLMLAWRVAGQWGLDRILLPLIGVPGAPGKLFEPPASKPKTPAV
- a CDS encoding transposase; its protein translation is MGRTLLANSEIIPLKQNSGKASARGVLPIHCKVPENQQNSIMKTLQPSHRARTIVFGMPPEKWSSRKSSVRPSPWRIEHEKVPLLALTTHLGDGPVGAGRFTEQQILDILQEAQKGETSVADLCRQHSIHQRAGPLLGAVLPKTGHLLQMEAKIYGHHPRPKAPQGERKAAEDGWQAANGK
- a CDS encoding response regulator, with the translated sequence MYHTDTAQDFKAAEHLISTQMFDLVVLDSALPEGKGAHLMALVHQHAPEAAIVRVSALTDLQLIRNLLFRGPAEHSNRPFDLMAFYKRINHHLAA